A part of Myxococcus landrumus genomic DNA contains:
- a CDS encoding FAD-dependent oxidoreductase → MSASTSSAPAPRPARPRIAVVGAGPAGLTAAYVLARAGAQVEVHEGSRVVGGLSRSLDLWNQRVDLGPHRFYTQDARINDLWKSVVGEDWGTVESHPGVFRNDGKVLRYPLQVVDVVRKVGFTESVRCVLDYGAQQLRPRPEVRTFEDWLVQRFGRRVYEQFFRDYNEKFFGRPCAQIDAGVSGAASKDSSLVETVLNALRMGVNNARARAVKQVTEQFPYPQRGTGEVYERMARFVGDNGGEVFLESRVEALEVDGRRVTGLRTAKGSRDYDFVISSAPLVPLVSQLPGQPPEVQRALVEARDVLTFRSAILVYLEVQGTNLFPESWLEMHTRAVRTCRVTNFRNWVPGLYGQERSSILCVEYWCAQEEDLWTQGDEALAALARREMESVGLLGSNPVGRFHVVRLPRCYPVYQPGYQRVLQPLQTHLDGFERLSSIGRGGRFSYNSQDANWRMGLEAADGARAALGF, encoded by the coding sequence ATGAGCGCCTCCACCTCCAGCGCCCCCGCTCCTCGGCCTGCTCGTCCACGCATCGCGGTGGTGGGCGCGGGTCCAGCGGGGCTCACCGCGGCCTATGTCCTGGCTCGCGCCGGGGCGCAGGTCGAAGTCCATGAGGGCAGCCGGGTCGTGGGCGGCCTGTCGCGCAGCCTGGACTTGTGGAACCAGCGGGTGGACCTGGGGCCCCACCGCTTCTACACGCAAGACGCTCGCATCAACGACCTCTGGAAGAGCGTCGTGGGAGAGGACTGGGGCACCGTCGAGTCCCATCCCGGCGTCTTCCGCAACGACGGCAAGGTGCTGCGCTATCCTCTCCAGGTGGTGGACGTGGTGCGCAAGGTGGGCTTCACCGAGTCCGTGCGGTGCGTGCTCGACTACGGCGCGCAGCAGCTCCGCCCGCGGCCGGAGGTGCGCACCTTCGAGGACTGGCTGGTGCAGCGCTTCGGGCGCCGCGTCTACGAGCAGTTCTTCCGCGACTACAACGAGAAGTTCTTCGGTCGGCCGTGCGCCCAAATCGACGCGGGTGTCTCCGGCGCGGCCTCCAAGGATTCATCGCTGGTCGAGACGGTGCTCAACGCCTTGCGCATGGGGGTGAACAACGCCCGTGCTCGCGCCGTCAAGCAAGTCACCGAACAGTTCCCCTACCCTCAGCGCGGCACGGGCGAGGTGTATGAGCGCATGGCGCGGTTCGTCGGCGACAACGGTGGCGAGGTGTTCCTCGAGAGCCGCGTGGAAGCCCTCGAAGTCGATGGCCGACGGGTGACGGGACTGCGCACCGCGAAAGGCTCGCGAGACTACGACTTCGTCATCTCCAGCGCGCCCCTCGTCCCCTTGGTGAGCCAGCTTCCCGGCCAGCCTCCCGAGGTCCAGCGCGCCCTCGTCGAAGCCCGCGACGTCCTCACCTTCCGCAGCGCGATTCTCGTGTACCTCGAGGTGCAGGGGACGAACCTGTTTCCCGAATCCTGGCTGGAGATGCACACCCGCGCGGTGCGGACCTGCCGCGTGACGAACTTCCGCAACTGGGTCCCCGGCCTCTACGGACAGGAGCGCTCCTCCATCCTCTGCGTGGAGTACTGGTGCGCGCAGGAAGAAGACCTGTGGACGCAAGGCGATGAGGCCCTGGCCGCCCTCGCCAGACGGGAGATGGAGAGCGTGGGGCTGCTGGGCTCGAACCCCGTGGGCCGCTTCCACGTGGTGCGCCTGCCACGCTGCTATCCCGTGTACCAGCCCGGCTATCAGCGCGTCCTCCAGCCCCTGCAGACGCACCTCGACGGCTTCGAGCGATTGAGCTCCATCGGCCGGGGCGGCCGCTTCTCCTACAACAGCCAGGACGCCAACTGGCGCATGGGACTGGAGGCCGCGGACGGGGCCCGGGCGGCGCTCGGCTTCTAG
- a CDS encoding class I SAM-dependent methyltransferase, with translation MDIAEEQRAFYGALLDQYGDDPRSLSHRDQATQYERFHRLARVFEGESGPFSVHEIGCGLGHFGEYLQQHHAQARYSGSDVHPSFTEACARKFPQGTFHTRDIVAALPPERYDYLTLSGTFNVRLSASPEEWRGFVEGMLGAMYALCTKGFSVNFLTTFHDPEYTREDLYYQPPGALLDFVVGKLSRFWELDAAGPLYEYTLRVYHPEYVRTRHADDAFTRYFRSAPRPPST, from the coding sequence ATGGACATCGCTGAAGAGCAACGCGCCTTCTATGGCGCGCTCCTGGACCAGTACGGAGATGACCCGCGCTCGCTGTCCCACCGGGACCAGGCCACGCAATACGAGCGCTTCCACCGGCTGGCCCGCGTCTTCGAGGGCGAGTCCGGCCCCTTCTCCGTGCACGAAATCGGGTGCGGCCTGGGCCACTTCGGCGAGTACCTCCAACAGCACCACGCCCAGGCCCGCTACTCCGGCAGCGACGTGCACCCGTCCTTCACGGAGGCCTGCGCCCGCAAGTTCCCGCAGGGCACCTTCCACACGCGAGACATCGTCGCCGCGCTGCCTCCCGAGCGTTACGACTACCTGACGCTGTCGGGCACCTTCAACGTCCGGCTGTCCGCGTCACCCGAGGAGTGGCGAGGCTTCGTCGAGGGGATGCTCGGCGCCATGTACGCGCTGTGCACCAAGGGCTTCTCGGTGAACTTCCTCACCACCTTCCACGACCCCGAGTACACCCGCGAGGACCTGTACTATCAGCCTCCAGGCGCGCTTCTGGACTTCGTGGTGGGGAAGCTCAGCCGCTTCTGGGAACTGGATGCCGCCGGGCCGCTCTACGAGTACACGTTGCGCGTCTACCATCCCGAGTACGTCCGCACACGCCACGCGGACGACGCCTTCACGCGCTACTTCCGGTCCGCCCCACGCCCACCCTCGACATGA
- a CDS encoding glycosyltransferase family 2 protein, with the protein MSPSAVDISVVVPCFRGETSLPELCARLIRTLEARPSSFEIILVDDSARPSLWAVIEGLAQSDERIVGVRLMRNFGQHNATVCGFRQARGRWVVTLDEDLQNPPEEIGTLLARAEEADADVVYGLPRVRQGPGWRSLASRLIMVIPRKVMRVGFDISAFRLISGRVAAEVARSERHDIILDIYLSWVTDRITATEVRHEHPEGLRSSYTLSRLMTVFFNLLFNYATFPLRLASIGGFFLSVLSAIAGGFVLYSRITGHITVPGWASLAVAVLFSSGVTLLGVGILSEYVARIFLQINQKPQSVVRQSTSAARLAAAETRTEPARQESLHGHR; encoded by the coding sequence ATGAGCCCCTCCGCCGTCGACATCTCCGTCGTCGTCCCCTGTTTTCGAGGAGAGACCTCGCTCCCCGAGCTGTGCGCCCGGTTGATACGCACGCTCGAGGCACGCCCGTCCTCGTTCGAAATCATCCTGGTGGACGACAGTGCCAGGCCCTCGCTGTGGGCCGTCATCGAGGGACTGGCTCAATCAGATGAGCGCATCGTCGGGGTGCGGCTGATGCGCAACTTCGGGCAGCACAACGCCACGGTGTGTGGCTTCAGGCAGGCCCGGGGGCGTTGGGTCGTGACGCTCGACGAGGACCTGCAGAACCCTCCCGAGGAGATTGGCACGCTGCTGGCTCGCGCCGAGGAGGCCGACGCGGACGTCGTCTATGGCCTTCCCCGCGTGAGGCAGGGCCCCGGATGGCGCTCCCTCGCCTCGCGCCTCATCATGGTCATCCCCCGCAAGGTGATGCGGGTGGGGTTCGACATCTCCGCCTTCCGGCTCATCTCCGGCCGGGTCGCCGCGGAGGTCGCGCGCAGCGAGCGGCACGACATCATCCTCGACATCTACCTGTCCTGGGTCACCGACCGCATCACCGCCACCGAGGTGCGCCATGAGCACCCCGAGGGGCTGCGCAGCTCGTACACGCTGAGCCGGCTGATGACGGTGTTCTTCAACCTGCTCTTCAACTACGCCACCTTCCCCCTGCGGCTGGCGTCCATTGGCGGCTTCTTCCTGTCGGTGCTCTCCGCCATCGCGGGAGGCTTTGTCCTCTACTCGCGCATCACCGGCCACATCACCGTGCCCGGCTGGGCATCGCTGGCGGTGGCGGTGCTGTTCTCGTCGGGTGTGACGCTGCTGGGCGTGGGCATCCTTTCCGAGTACGTGGCGCGCATCTTTCTTCAAATCAACCAGAAGCCGCAGTCCGTGGTGCGTCAGTCGACGAGCGCCGCGAGGCTGGCCGCCGCGGAGACTCGGACCGAGCCCGCGCGACAGGAGTCCCTCCATGGACATCGCTGA
- the rffA gene encoding dTDP-4-amino-4,6-dideoxygalactose transaminase has translation MTIPFNRLQMLGNEARYIEQALANSHLMGDGGFTRKCHALLEESLGVKRALLTTSCTHAMEMAGLLLDLQPGDEVIVPSFTFVSTANAFALRGARPVFADVRPDTLNLDENKLESLITERTRLIVPVHYAGVGCEMDAILDIAQRRGVAVVEDNAHGLFGSYRGRPLGTFGVFSSLSFHETKNVSCGEGGALLINDERHTERAEIIREKGTNRSRFFRGMVDKYTWVDIGSSYVMSDLLAAFLYGQLCERERIQTRRREIWDTYHRELAGWASAQGVVQPHVPAHCDHASHLYYLLMPSLDVRTRFIQQLRQQGINAVFHYLPLHLSDMGRKYGGKAGDCPVTEDVSDRLVRLPFFSTMTEAEQATVVSAVRDFRC, from the coding sequence ATGACCATTCCCTTCAATCGGCTGCAGATGCTCGGAAACGAAGCCCGGTACATCGAGCAGGCGTTGGCCAACAGCCACCTCATGGGGGATGGCGGCTTCACGCGGAAGTGTCATGCGCTGCTGGAGGAGTCGCTGGGGGTGAAGCGCGCGCTCCTGACGACCTCCTGTACCCACGCGATGGAGATGGCGGGGCTCCTGCTCGACCTGCAGCCCGGGGACGAGGTCATCGTTCCCTCCTTCACGTTCGTCTCCACCGCGAACGCCTTCGCGCTGCGAGGGGCCCGTCCTGTCTTCGCGGATGTGCGGCCGGACACGTTGAACCTGGACGAGAACAAGCTGGAGTCGCTCATCACGGAGCGCACGCGGCTCATCGTCCCCGTCCACTACGCGGGCGTCGGCTGCGAGATGGACGCCATCCTGGACATCGCCCAGCGGCGTGGGGTGGCCGTCGTGGAGGACAACGCGCATGGCCTCTTCGGCTCGTATCGAGGACGTCCCCTGGGGACCTTCGGAGTCTTCTCCTCGCTCAGCTTCCACGAGACGAAGAACGTGAGCTGCGGCGAAGGCGGAGCGCTGCTCATCAACGACGAGCGGCATACCGAGCGCGCGGAAATCATCCGGGAGAAGGGCACCAACCGCAGCCGCTTCTTCCGGGGCATGGTGGACAAGTACACGTGGGTGGACATCGGCTCCAGCTACGTCATGTCGGACCTGCTGGCGGCCTTCCTCTACGGGCAGTTGTGCGAGCGCGAGCGCATCCAGACTCGCCGCCGGGAGATTTGGGACACGTACCACCGGGAGCTCGCGGGATGGGCCTCGGCGCAGGGCGTCGTTCAGCCGCATGTGCCCGCGCATTGCGATCATGCGTCCCACCTGTACTACCTCCTGATGCCGTCGCTGGATGTCCGCACGCGCTTCATCCAGCAGCTTCGTCAGCAGGGCATCAACGCCGTGTTCCACTACCTGCCGCTGCACCTCTCGGACATGGGGCGCAAGTACGGTGGGAAGGCGGGGGACTGCCCGGTGACGGAGGACGTCAGCGACCGGCTGGTGCGGCTGCCCTTCTTCAGCACGATGACGGAGGCGGAGCAGGCCACGGTGGTGTCCGCCGTGAGGGACTTCAGGTGCTAG
- a CDS encoding WbqC family protein has protein sequence MLAPRHTVAIIQSNYLPWKGYFDIIHDVDTFIFYDDVQYTHRDWRNRNRVKTPQGPVWLTVPVGSSTSRRICDVRIEEHSWARKHWETLRHQYGSAPHFERYAPLLREVYLERTWTHLSELNQFLVRRIAQECLGLQTRFRDSREWTLTGAKQERIIDLLKQAGATHYVSGPAARDYLRQEAFDAVGIGLTYKDYAGYPEYPQAHPPFEHSVTVLDVLFHLGPEAPDAIWGWRGRAR, from the coding sequence GTGCTAGCCCCCCGGCACACCGTCGCCATCATCCAGTCCAACTACCTGCCCTGGAAGGGCTACTTCGACATCATCCACGATGTGGACACGTTCATCTTCTACGATGACGTGCAGTACACGCACCGGGACTGGCGCAATCGCAATCGCGTGAAGACGCCGCAGGGGCCTGTGTGGCTCACGGTGCCGGTGGGCTCCAGCACGTCGCGGCGCATCTGCGACGTCCGCATCGAAGAGCACTCCTGGGCACGCAAGCACTGGGAGACATTGCGTCACCAGTACGGAAGTGCTCCTCACTTCGAACGGTACGCGCCGCTCTTGCGGGAGGTGTACCTGGAGCGGACGTGGACGCACTTGTCGGAGCTGAACCAGTTCCTGGTGCGGCGCATCGCCCAGGAGTGCCTGGGCCTCCAGACGCGCTTCCGGGACTCCCGTGAGTGGACGCTCACCGGGGCCAAGCAGGAGCGAATCATCGACCTGCTGAAGCAGGCGGGAGCGACGCACTACGTCTCCGGGCCCGCGGCCCGTGACTACCTGCGCCAGGAGGCGTTCGACGCGGTGGGAATCGGCCTCACCTACAAGGACTACGCCGGGTACCCCGAGTACCCGCAGGCCCATCCTCCCTTCGAGCACTCGGTGACGGTGCTGGACGTACTCTTCCACCTGGGGCCCGAGGCACCCGACGCCATCTGGGGTTGGCGCGGACGGGCGAGGTGA
- a CDS encoding glycosyltransferase family 39 protein, giving the protein MAAFFGLKMTAPGLTISYHPPFSGSSTGELYQWLGHALLLVPGGVLLGLSAAHWVSAPAVRLWRRLEGLTAQEKTAGALLVGVVAFLAARIGRAVFLLDRPFTDDEQAARFGGQVLASGRVLAKLTDPIEAFPTLFFYVRDGMGSSFEWLGLQLAWAFGELTGTGSLVFSLAAAVPAVAVAWVVTRRLGAAWGTVAAVLVLLSPMSALLSMTSHAHLLSRAALSVAVVFYVQAEEKGGRWWTWFGAMGGVAFLCRPFESLFFLAPFYLWVLWRLVRRELPVGACLGGLVLGWLPALVAFLAFNHAVTGDALLPARVSMYTFPAKLSAHDGTLLERFGGNTSYNALMLGVWFLGPVGMLLVGVGASWDRLTKLLLLSVLSLLGLGLFHDNHGIHSVGPIHYSECVPALALVAVHGLKRLVDVARKAELPRATVMAGVLGALVVGLGILGTRNALALREQARIHESMEAFLSGAGLGRAVVLAPQYGVAWNQVPAFREVGSFVFEWAPPRPDQDQDVIVLHDGPGFAEKLRPQFPDRRFFRMVPGQAPDPFRLEPLDGGPAPATATDEGAR; this is encoded by the coding sequence GTGGCGGCCTTCTTCGGGCTGAAGATGACAGCCCCCGGGCTGACCATCTCCTATCACCCCCCTTTCAGCGGCAGCTCGACAGGTGAGCTGTACCAGTGGCTGGGGCATGCATTGCTGTTGGTGCCTGGCGGTGTCCTGCTGGGCCTCTCGGCCGCGCACTGGGTCTCCGCGCCAGCGGTCCGGCTGTGGCGGCGGTTGGAGGGGCTGACGGCGCAGGAGAAGACGGCGGGGGCGTTGCTGGTGGGGGTGGTGGCCTTCCTGGCCGCGCGCATCGGGCGCGCCGTGTTCCTGTTGGACCGGCCCTTCACGGATGATGAGCAGGCGGCTCGCTTCGGGGGGCAGGTGCTCGCCAGTGGCCGGGTCCTGGCGAAGCTGACGGACCCCATCGAGGCCTTCCCCACGCTCTTCTTCTACGTGCGGGATGGGATGGGCTCCAGCTTCGAGTGGCTGGGCTTGCAGTTGGCGTGGGCGTTCGGCGAGCTGACGGGGACGGGCTCACTCGTCTTCTCGCTCGCGGCGGCGGTGCCCGCGGTGGCGGTGGCGTGGGTGGTGACACGTCGACTGGGCGCGGCCTGGGGCACGGTGGCCGCGGTGTTGGTGCTGCTGTCGCCGATGTCCGCGTTGCTGTCCATGACCTCGCACGCGCACCTGCTGTCGCGCGCGGCCCTGTCCGTGGCGGTGGTGTTCTACGTCCAGGCAGAGGAGAAGGGCGGGCGTTGGTGGACGTGGTTTGGGGCGATGGGGGGCGTGGCCTTCCTGTGCCGTCCCTTCGAGTCACTCTTCTTCCTGGCGCCGTTCTATCTCTGGGTGCTGTGGAGGCTGGTGCGCCGGGAGCTGCCCGTGGGGGCATGTCTGGGCGGACTGGTGCTGGGCTGGCTGCCCGCGCTGGTGGCGTTCCTCGCCTTCAACCATGCGGTGACGGGCGATGCGCTGCTGCCCGCGCGCGTGTCCATGTACACGTTCCCGGCGAAGCTCTCGGCGCATGATGGAACGCTGCTGGAGCGCTTTGGCGGGAACACCAGCTACAACGCGTTGATGCTCGGGGTGTGGTTCCTGGGGCCCGTGGGCATGTTGTTGGTGGGCGTGGGTGCGTCGTGGGACCGGCTGACGAAGCTGCTGCTGCTGTCCGTGTTGTCGCTGCTCGGGTTGGGCTTGTTCCATGACAACCACGGCATCCACTCGGTGGGGCCCATCCACTACTCGGAATGTGTGCCGGCGCTGGCGTTGGTGGCGGTGCATGGACTGAAGCGGCTGGTCGATGTGGCTCGCAAGGCCGAGCTGCCCCGCGCGACGGTGATGGCGGGAGTGCTGGGCGCGCTGGTGGTGGGCCTCGGAATCCTGGGCACGCGCAACGCGCTGGCCCTGCGCGAGCAGGCTCGCATCCATGAGTCGATGGAGGCGTTCCTGAGCGGGGCGGGGTTGGGACGCGCGGTGGTGCTGGCGCCGCAGTACGGCGTGGCCTGGAATCAGGTGCCGGCGTTCCGCGAGGTGGGCAGCTTCGTATTCGAGTGGGCCCCGCCGCGTCCGGACCAGGACCAGGATGTCATCGTGTTGCATGACGGGCCAGGCTTCGCCGAGAAGCTGCGTCCCCAGTTTCCGGACCGGCGCTTCTTCCGGATGGTGCCGGGTCAGGCTCCGGACCCCTTCCGGCTGGAGCCCTTGGATGGGGGGCCCGCGCCCGCCACCGCGACGGATGAGGGGGCGCGTTGA
- a CDS encoding tetratricopeptide repeat protein: MESSAARSSSIRSLLIFITALGVYAGTLRNGLVYDDNQLVVDNPWLRSLDGLGDAFVKPLFAFEDSPIEQAERSHAEAYFRPFAHVLLFAGRTLFGTTAWPYHLLLMLLHAVASVGVGWLLRTCLRRPDGSLTAEAEWAALAGALLFAVHPVHTEAVAWVSGCMDVSATLLVLLGVRLMVAGPASWGRGGGAALLWFSGLMFKEVAIVFPVVLWATDRAAGVRPASPGLRGWALRYAPLGLGLLGYAAFRLNAVGASLPVPGGEARAGMYPVHTLALAGKLMGKLFWPHPLVSTVPLRVLPEPAQVAVGLVLLVGLLVVLWWGRRETSAAFAGAVWLLAPLLPIFLLQFRGVESYAERFLYLPSVGFCLLVAVGLSWVLERWREHARALRLFVGGLVAIFAVMTLWRVPVWHDDISLWEDSVASVPEQPLLRAYLGASYLKARRAEDALPQLEIAARAFPRNYKIQSDLAVAFALLGRFDESILQLERTLQLRPSAVVVVHNLGLALRRAKRLDEALMRFQEALRLAPQRVESHLEVGRTLLQMGRPAEAVAPFEEALRLRPELEPARRGLQQARMALGTTP; the protein is encoded by the coding sequence ATGGAATCCTCCGCCGCGCGCTCCAGCTCCATCCGGTCTCTGCTCATCTTCATCACGGCGTTGGGGGTGTACGCGGGGACGCTGCGCAACGGGCTCGTCTACGACGACAACCAGCTCGTCGTGGACAACCCGTGGCTGCGCTCACTCGACGGGCTGGGCGATGCCTTCGTGAAGCCGCTGTTCGCCTTCGAGGACTCGCCCATCGAGCAGGCGGAGCGCAGTCACGCGGAGGCGTACTTCCGGCCCTTCGCCCACGTGCTGCTGTTCGCGGGTCGCACGTTGTTTGGAACCACGGCCTGGCCGTACCACCTGTTGCTGATGCTGCTGCATGCGGTGGCCTCGGTGGGGGTGGGGTGGTTGTTGCGGACGTGTCTGAGACGTCCCGATGGGAGCCTCACCGCGGAAGCGGAGTGGGCGGCGCTGGCGGGAGCGCTGCTCTTCGCCGTCCATCCCGTGCACACGGAAGCGGTGGCCTGGGTCAGTGGCTGCATGGATGTGTCGGCGACCTTGCTGGTCCTGCTGGGCGTGCGGCTCATGGTGGCGGGGCCGGCGTCGTGGGGCCGGGGGGGGGGCGCCGCGCTGCTGTGGTTTTCGGGCCTCATGTTCAAGGAAGTCGCCATCGTGTTCCCCGTGGTGTTGTGGGCCACGGACCGGGCGGCGGGCGTTCGCCCTGCGAGCCCAGGACTTCGCGGCTGGGCGCTCCGGTATGCACCGCTGGGGTTGGGACTGCTGGGATATGCGGCGTTCCGGCTGAACGCGGTGGGAGCGTCGCTGCCGGTTCCGGGGGGAGAGGCGCGCGCGGGGATGTATCCCGTGCACACGCTGGCCCTCGCGGGGAAGTTGATGGGCAAGTTGTTCTGGCCGCATCCGCTCGTGTCGACGGTTCCGCTGCGAGTTTTGCCCGAACCGGCTCAAGTGGCCGTGGGCTTGGTGTTGCTGGTCGGCCTCCTGGTGGTGCTGTGGTGGGGGCGCCGCGAGACGAGCGCCGCCTTCGCGGGGGCGGTGTGGCTGTTGGCGCCGTTGCTGCCCATCTTCCTGCTCCAGTTCCGAGGCGTGGAGTCCTATGCGGAGCGGTTTCTCTATCTGCCCTCGGTCGGCTTCTGCCTGCTGGTGGCTGTCGGGCTGAGCTGGGTCCTGGAGCGCTGGCGCGAGCACGCGCGGGCGCTGCGGCTCTTCGTGGGGGGCCTGGTCGCCATCTTCGCGGTGATGACGCTCTGGCGAGTGCCCGTCTGGCACGATGACATCTCGCTGTGGGAAGACAGCGTGGCCTCCGTGCCGGAGCAGCCCCTGCTTCGTGCCTATCTGGGCGCTTCGTATCTCAAGGCGCGGCGCGCGGAGGATGCGCTGCCCCAACTGGAGATCGCCGCGCGAGCGTTTCCTCGCAACTACAAGATCCAGAGCGACCTGGCGGTGGCCTTCGCCCTTCTGGGGCGCTTCGATGAGTCCATCCTCCAGCTCGAGCGGACTCTCCAGCTCCGTCCCTCCGCGGTCGTGGTGGTCCACAACCTCGGGCTCGCGCTCCGGCGTGCGAAGCGACTGGACGAGGCGTTGATGCGCTTCCAGGAGGCGCTGCGGCTGGCGCCCCAGCGGGTGGAGTCCCACCTGGAGGTGGGCCGGACGCTGTTGCAGATGGGGCGGCCGGCCGAGGCGGTGGCACCGTTCGAGGAAGCCCTGCGCCTGCGTCCGGAGCTGGAGCCCGCGCGCCGTGGATTGCAGCAGGCGCGCATGGCCCTGGGGACGACGCCCTGA
- a CDS encoding ABC transporter permease, which translates to MSAFGAMVWNGFREARRNRVTVVVGAFAAVVLLSSTLITEVTVATFDRVLTDFGLGMMSLILVFLTIFLSSGLLSREIERRTIFLVVSKPVSRTQFLLARLAGNMLTLAVLMTAMMLIFISQLMLFQVSLNSVQLVAAVGLWFELLVLTSAGILFSSFAGPAVSAIATTGIYFAGHLANDLYDIANRLEAGSVKTFATALYYLLPNLERVNFRPHATYALPVDAATFFSGAGYALGWAAVFTAVAIFIFERRDFR; encoded by the coding sequence ATGAGCGCGTTCGGAGCGATGGTCTGGAATGGCTTCCGGGAAGCACGCCGCAACCGCGTGACGGTGGTGGTGGGTGCCTTCGCCGCGGTGGTCTTGCTGTCGTCGACGCTCATCACGGAAGTCACCGTCGCGACGTTCGACCGGGTCCTCACCGACTTTGGTCTGGGAATGATGAGCCTCATCCTCGTCTTCCTCACCATCTTCCTGTCGAGCGGACTGCTCAGCCGGGAAATCGAACGGCGCACCATCTTCCTCGTCGTGAGCAAGCCGGTCTCCCGCACCCAGTTCCTGCTCGCGCGGCTGGCGGGCAACATGCTGACGCTCGCGGTGCTGATGACGGCGATGATGCTCATCTTCATCAGCCAGCTGATGCTCTTCCAGGTGAGCCTCAACTCCGTGCAGCTCGTCGCGGCGGTGGGCCTGTGGTTCGAGCTGCTGGTCCTGACCAGCGCGGGCATCCTCTTCTCCAGCTTCGCGGGCCCCGCGGTATCGGCCATCGCCACGACCGGCATCTACTTCGCCGGCCACCTGGCCAATGACCTCTACGACATCGCCAACCGACTGGAGGCGGGGTCCGTGAAGACGTTCGCCACGGCGCTCTACTACCTGCTGCCGAACCTCGAGCGGGTGAACTTCCGCCCGCATGCGACGTACGCGTTGCCCGTCGATGCGGCCACGTTCTTCTCGGGCGCTGGCTACGCGCTGGGCTGGGCCGCGGTCTTCACCGCGGTGGCCATCTTCATCTTCGAGCGGCGCGACTTCCGCTGA
- a CDS encoding ABC transporter ATP-binding protein, protein MTHPNPDAPPIQVRGLSKTYKVGFWFNRTVRALQGLDLEVGAGQIYGLLGPNGAGKSTTIKILMNLVRPSSGTATLFGQPVDRASTRRLVGFLPENPAPYEYLTGREFVTLAGQLCGMSGHELDLRVKEVLGAVEMGAAEKLQIRRYSKGMVQRVALAQALVAKPKMLILDEPTSGLDPVGRRQMRDLILAERERGTTVLFCSHIIPDVEALCDRLAVLVGGRRVREGSVRELVSAQVPTVEMVIEGLKPEQVKTMGQDLTTTQSLDGRVRVQVPDAQSQRMLSQVLAAGGRVNSLQAAQFSLEQLFMDALKDSGRATSVGGEINT, encoded by the coding sequence ATGACTCATCCCAACCCTGACGCTCCGCCCATCCAGGTCCGAGGCCTGTCCAAGACCTACAAGGTTGGCTTCTGGTTCAATCGCACGGTTCGTGCGCTCCAGGGGTTGGACCTCGAGGTCGGTGCTGGGCAGATCTACGGTCTGCTCGGTCCGAACGGCGCCGGCAAGTCCACCACCATCAAGATCCTGATGAACCTGGTGCGGCCGAGCAGCGGCACCGCGACGCTCTTCGGGCAACCCGTGGACCGCGCATCCACGCGTCGGCTCGTGGGCTTCCTTCCTGAGAACCCCGCGCCCTACGAGTACCTCACGGGCCGCGAGTTCGTGACGCTCGCGGGGCAGCTGTGCGGCATGAGCGGCCATGAGCTCGACCTGCGCGTGAAGGAGGTCCTGGGCGCCGTGGAGATGGGCGCCGCGGAGAAGCTCCAGATTCGCCGCTACTCGAAGGGCATGGTCCAGCGCGTGGCACTGGCGCAGGCCCTGGTGGCCAAGCCGAAGATGCTCATCCTCGATGAGCCCACCAGCGGCCTGGACCCCGTGGGGCGCCGACAGATGCGCGACCTCATCCTCGCCGAGCGTGAGCGCGGAACCACCGTGCTGTTCTGCAGCCACATCATCCCGGACGTGGAAGCGCTGTGCGACAGGCTGGCCGTGCTCGTGGGTGGCCGTCGAGTGCGCGAGGGCAGCGTCCGGGAGCTGGTCTCCGCGCAAGTCCCCACCGTGGAGATGGTCATCGAGGGACTCAAGCCCGAGCAGGTGAAGACCATGGGACAGGACCTGACGACCACCCAGTCCCTGGATGGACGGGTGCGCGTGCAGGTGCCCGATGCGCAGAGCCAACGGATGCTGAGCCAGGTGCTCGCCGCCGGGGGACGCGTCAACAGCCTCCAGGCGGCTCAGTTCTCACTGGAGCAACTCTTCATGGATGCCCTCAAGGACTCTGGACGGGCGACGAGCGTCGGCGGGGAGATCAACACATGA